The sequence CGCTGGCTGGAGCACTACCGCTGGGCCGAGGAGGACGGGGCCACGCTCCTTTTCGGCCGGGGGCGCATCACCCGGGACAACCCCTACCCCCGCTTCCACGGGGACCCTGAGGCCGGCCTTTTCGGCTGGCCCACGGTCTTTGAAGCCCGCCCCGGCATGCGCCAGTTCCAGGAGGAGATCTTCGGGCCCACCGTCAACCTGGTGAAGGTGGACGGCATTGAGGAAGCCATAGAGGTGGCCAACAGCCCCCCTTACGGCCTTCCCAGCGCCATCTCCCCCACCCCCCGCCACTGGGCCTACCTCTTCAAGGTGGGGATCCGGGCCGGCATGACCAGCATCAACAACGCCACCGTGGGGGCCGAGGCCCACCTGCCTTTCGGCGGGGTGAAGGCCAGCGGCAACGGGGCCCGGGAG is a genomic window of Thermus aquaticus containing:
- a CDS encoding aldehyde dehydrogenase family protein, which gives rise to RWLEHYRWAEEDGATLLFGRGRITRDNPYPRFHGDPEAGLFGWPTVFEARPGMRQFQEEIFGPTVNLVKVDGIEEAIEVANSPPYGLPSAISPTPRHWAYLFKVGIRAGMTSINNATVGAEAHLPFGGVKASGNGARE